The Persephonella hydrogeniphila sequence GACTGAAAATTACTATCAGAACAGTCAGTTATTAAGCCTGAAAAATCTGATTTATTCTGCTGTGGGAATACAGCAGGTTTCTGGTTTGGTTTTGGACTAAATTTCAGACCGGTGAAAAGATATACTGGAGGAGTATGTTTTTTTATGATCTGATTTTTATCTAAAACTCTGTGGGGGTAATACTGGTTCAGCAGATCGGTTTTGTTTTTTTTATGAGTACCTTTTTTATTCTGGGTTTTAAAACTTTCAAAAATCTGGGCAAAAATATCCCCTTTCCTTTCTGACTTTTTTCCTTTCCTATAAAAAAGTTTTTCCAGACCAGTTGCTTTAGCTACAAACATAATTTTCCTTTGGATAAATTTAAATAATTTTTCGACAGATTGCAAAACTTAATTAGAGATTGAAAAAAACGATAATAGAAAGATATTTAAAATAGGTGGTTGATGATGGAAAACAAAGGTTTGATTGTCGTTTTGCTTGTTTTAACTCTCAGTATAGGAGGTTTGGCATACTTCCTATATGAAAAGGTGTATAAAAATGAGTACAGGTATTACAAAGGTGAGATAAGGAAAACTCCAAAATATTACAAAGCAAAGCCTGAAAACGCTCCCAATTACTACAAAGGATCTTTAAATAAAGTTCCCAATTATTACAAAAAAAATGTTGAAGATATGCCTAACTACTATAAACCTAAAGGAAGCGTAAAGGAAAAAGACAGGGCAAATCTTATAAGAAGTATTAAAGAAAACTGGTAAATCAGTATACATAGACAGACTTTAGTTTTTTTATAGCTTCTGATTTTATCTGTGAAACCCTTGAAACAGATACATTTATCTCTTCTGCAACCGCTTTAAGATCCTTTTCCTCAAAGTACAGCATCTGGAGAACTTTTTTTTCTTTTTCTGAAAGTAGTTCTAAAGCTTTTAAAAGCTTCTCCTTCTGATCCTCTTTTATAACCTCTTCTTCCGGTGTTTCTCTACCGGAAACCAGAGTGTCTATAATCTTGAAACTCTCATCTGAAGATAGAGCTTTTTCTATACTTACCATCACAGCTGTGTTAGAAAGGGGTACAGGTTTTCCTTCTTCTAATGGAGGTTCTTTTTTTATCTTGTCTCTTACTGTTCTCGGAACTATATCAAGGCTTCTAAGATAGTCTAATATCTCTCCTCTTATTTTTATGTAGGCATACGTTGAAAATCTGGCTTTATCTTTGTCATACTTTTCTATGGCTTTCATAAGACCTATTACGCCTACATTTACAAGATCATCAAACTCTATATCTCCTTTAGGCAACCTGTAGTAAATCTTACTTGCCACTTTTTTAACAAGGGACAGATTGTCAAGAATCAGTTTTTCTCTTTCTTTTTTATCCATTTTAATCTTTCTTCAGAAAGTTTATTACCTTTTCCCAGAAACTTTCCTTTAATGGTG is a genomic window containing:
- a CDS encoding sigma-70 family RNA polymerase sigma factor, with product MDKKEREKLILDNLSLVKKVASKIYYRLPKGDIEFDDLVNVGVIGLMKAIEKYDKDKARFSTYAYIKIRGEILDYLRSLDIVPRTVRDKIKKEPPLEEGKPVPLSNTAVMVSIEKALSSDESFKIIDTLVSGRETPEEEVIKEDQKEKLLKALELLSEKEKKVLQMLYFEEKDLKAVAEEINVSVSRVSQIKSEAIKKLKSVYVY